Proteins encoded together in one Sulfitobacter pontiacus window:
- the msrA gene encoding peptide-methionine (S)-S-oxide reductase MsrA → MSEQRAVLAGGCFWGMQDLIRKREGVLSTRVGYSGGDVPNATYRDHGTHAEAIEVMFDDDVISYRDLLELFFQIHDPTTLNRQGNDRGLSYRSAIYYVDEDQKATALDTIADVEASGIWPGKVVTEVEPVSDFWEAEPEHQDYLERIPNGYTCHFPRPDWVLPKRAAAE, encoded by the coding sequence ATGAGCGAACAACGCGCAGTACTGGCCGGAGGATGCTTTTGGGGCATGCAGGACCTGATCCGCAAACGCGAGGGGGTTCTATCGACCCGCGTGGGCTATTCGGGCGGCGATGTGCCCAATGCCACCTACCGCGACCACGGCACCCATGCCGAGGCGATCGAGGTGATGTTTGACGACGACGTGATCAGCTATCGTGATCTGCTGGAACTGTTTTTCCAGATCCACGACCCGACAACGCTGAACCGTCAGGGCAATGACCGCGGGCTGAGCTATCGTTCGGCGATCTACTATGTCGACGAGGACCAGAAAGCCACGGCGCTGGACACCATTGCCGATGTCGAAGCATCGGGCATCTGGCCGGGCAAAGTCGTGACAGAGGTAGAACCCGTGAGCGATTTCTGGGAAGCAGAGCCCGAGCATCAGGATTATCTGGAGCGTATTCCAAACGGCTATACCTGCCACTTCCCGCGCCCCGATTGGGTCCTGCCCAAACGCGCGGCAGCAGAATAA
- the msrB gene encoding peptide-methionine (R)-S-oxide reductase MsrB produces the protein MPTYEKTDAAINALSPEEFRVTQQNGTERPGTGKLLDNKEPGIYVDIVSGEPLFASSDKYDSGCGWPSFTKPIEPAHVAELRDASLGMIRTEVRSAHGDSHLGHVFPDGPADRGGLRYCINSASLRFIHRDDMQDAGYGDYINQVEDVA, from the coding sequence ATGCCGACCTATGAAAAGACCGACGCCGCCATTAACGCTCTGTCCCCCGAAGAATTCCGTGTCACCCAGCAGAACGGCACCGAACGGCCGGGCACGGGCAAGCTGCTCGATAACAAAGAGCCGGGCATCTACGTAGACATCGTCTCTGGCGAGCCGCTGTTCGCGTCCTCGGACAAATACGACTCCGGCTGCGGCTGGCCGAGCTTTACCAAACCCATCGAACCGGCCCATGTCGCCGAACTGCGTGACGCGTCGCTGGGGATGATCCGCACCGAGGTGCGCAGCGCCCATGGGGACAGCCATCTGGGCCACGTTTTCCCCGACGGTCCCGCGGATCGTGGCGGGCTGCGCTATTGCATCAATTCCGCCTCGTTGCGCTTTATTCATCGTGACGACATGCAAGACGCAGGCTATGGCGATTATATCAACCAAGTGGAGGATGTAGCATGA
- a CDS encoding DMT family transporter, translating to MDIRAILMGLAFAVMWSSAFTSARIIVADASPLMALSARYLISGLIGVGIALALGQTWRLTRAQWRATIIFGVLQNAVYLGMNFVAMQTVQASLAAIIASTMPLLVGLATWLFLGEKLKPLGIAGLIAGVIGVAIIMGARISGGVDLTGLLLCGVGVVALSAATLLVRGATSGGNFLMVVGLQMLVGCVALSIATLLFETPHISPSWPLALAFLYTCLVPGLLATVVWFWLVNRIGATRAATFHFLNPFFGVAIAWLLLGEPLGVQDIIGVAVIALGILAVQVSRQRRA from the coding sequence ATGGATATACGTGCAATTCTCATGGGGCTGGCCTTCGCCGTCATGTGGTCCTCTGCCTTTACGTCGGCGCGGATTATCGTCGCGGACGCGTCCCCCTTGATGGCTTTGTCGGCGCGGTATCTGATCTCTGGCCTGATCGGCGTGGGGATCGCGCTGGCGCTTGGTCAGACGTGGCGGCTGACGCGCGCGCAATGGCGGGCAACGATCATTTTCGGCGTGCTGCAAAACGCGGTCTATCTGGGGATGAACTTTGTCGCGATGCAGACCGTACAGGCGTCACTGGCGGCGATCATCGCCTCGACCATGCCGTTGCTGGTCGGTCTGGCGACATGGCTGTTTCTGGGGGAAAAGCTCAAGCCGTTGGGCATTGCAGGGCTGATCGCCGGTGTGATCGGCGTGGCCATCATTATGGGGGCACGGATCAGCGGCGGCGTCGATCTGACAGGGCTGCTGCTATGCGGCGTCGGTGTGGTCGCGCTATCAGCGGCGACCCTGCTGGTGCGCGGTGCGACCTCTGGCGGGAACTTCCTGATGGTGGTGGGCTTGCAGATGCTTGTCGGCTGTGTGGCGCTGTCGATTGCGACCTTGCTGTTCGAGACGCCGCACATCAGCCCAAGCTGGCCGCTGGCGCTGGCGTTCCTGTATACCTGTCTGGTGCCGGGGCTGCTGGCGACGGTGGTCTGGTTCTGGCTGGTCAACCGTATCGGAGCCACCCGCGCCGCGACCTTCCATTTCCTCAATCCGTTTTTCGGAGTGGCGATTGCCTGGCTTTTGCTGGGCGAACCGCTGGGGGTTCAGGATATCATCGGCGTCGCCGTGATTGCCCTGGGTATTCTCGCGGTTCAGGTCTCGCGGCAGCGCCGGGCCTGA
- a CDS encoding HU family DNA-binding protein encodes MATKPMTKTQLVAALAEEMGEDKKTASAALDAVCALITKEVSGGGAVTLPGIGKIYCRERPERMVRNPATGEQFKKDADKVVKMTIAKALKDSVNE; translated from the coding sequence ATGGCAACTAAACCAATGACAAAAACCCAGCTCGTCGCGGCTTTGGCTGAGGAAATGGGCGAAGACAAGAAAACAGCAAGCGCGGCACTGGACGCGGTTTGCGCGTTGATCACCAAAGAAGTCTCCGGCGGTGGCGCTGTGACACTTCCCGGCATTGGCAAAATCTACTGCCGCGAACGCCCCGAGCGTATGGTGCGCAACCCTGCCACCGGCGAACAGTTCAAGAAAGACGCGGACAAGGTTGTTAAGATGACCATCGCGAAAGCGCTGAAAGACAGCGTTAACGAATAA
- a CDS encoding AMP nucleosidase encodes MTRILTPDARPAEQFTDAAAAVARLIELYSQATGFLSAHFQKAMDSAAPETRIRAFYPEIRFTTSSYAQVDSRLSFGHVSSPGTFSATITRPELFKHYLTQQIRLLIENHGQPVTIAVSDTPIPVHFAVSNDDSVTIPQEGAADFTLRDVFDVPDLSTTNDDIVNGTYLPLDNVRPLAPFTAQRVDYSLARLTHYTATDPEHFQSHVLFTNYQFYVTEFEEYARAMLRDPDSGYTSFVSTGNVEISDGDAPLPASVKTPQMPTYHLKRANGSGITLVNIGVGPSNAKTATDHIAVLRPHAWLMVGHCAGLRNTQALGDFVLAHGYLREDHVLDDDLPVWVPIPALAEIQIALEDAVEQVTQLEGYELKRIMRTGTVATIDNRNWELRDQSGPVQRLSQSRAVALDMESATIAANGYRFRVPYGTLLCVSDKPLHGELKLPGMASDFYKTQVARHLMIGIRAMEQLRDMPLERLHSRKLRSFDETAFL; translated from the coding sequence ATGACCAGAATCCTGACCCCAGACGCCCGCCCCGCCGAACAGTTCACCGATGCTGCTGCCGCCGTTGCACGGCTGATCGAGCTATACAGCCAAGCGACAGGCTTCCTGAGCGCGCATTTCCAGAAGGCGATGGACAGCGCCGCACCGGAAACGCGGATCAGGGCCTTCTACCCCGAGATCCGGTTTACCACCTCCAGCTATGCGCAGGTGGATTCACGGCTGTCGTTCGGCCATGTGTCGTCCCCCGGCACCTTCTCGGCCACGATCACGCGGCCAGAATTGTTCAAACATTACCTGACACAACAAATCCGTCTGCTGATCGAAAACCACGGCCAGCCCGTGACCATCGCGGTATCCGACACGCCAATCCCCGTGCATTTCGCGGTCAGCAACGACGACAGCGTGACCATCCCGCAGGAAGGTGCCGCGGATTTCACCCTGCGCGATGTGTTTGACGTGCCGGACCTGAGCACAACCAATGACGACATCGTCAACGGCACCTATCTGCCGCTGGACAACGTGCGCCCGCTGGCCCCCTTCACCGCGCAGCGCGTCGATTATTCGCTGGCACGGCTGACGCATTACACCGCAACCGATCCCGAACATTTCCAAAGTCACGTGCTGTTCACCAACTACCAGTTCTACGTCACCGAGTTCGAGGAATACGCCCGCGCTATGTTGCGCGACCCCGATAGCGGCTACACGTCCTTCGTCTCTACCGGCAATGTCGAGATTTCGGACGGCGACGCGCCGCTGCCTGCGTCGGTCAAGACTCCGCAGATGCCGACCTACCACCTCAAGCGCGCGAACGGGTCCGGGATCACGCTGGTCAACATCGGCGTCGGCCCATCCAACGCGAAAACCGCGACCGACCACATCGCCGTGCTGCGGCCCCATGCGTGGCTGATGGTCGGGCACTGTGCCGGTTTGCGCAACACACAGGCGCTTGGGGATTTCGTGCTGGCGCATGGCTATCTGCGCGAGGATCACGTGCTGGACGACGACCTGCCGGTCTGGGTTCCGATCCCCGCGCTGGCCGAGATCCAGATCGCGCTGGAGGACGCCGTTGAACAGGTCACCCAGCTTGAGGGCTACGAGTTGAAGCGGATCATGCGCACGGGCACCGTTGCCACCATCGACAACCGCAACTGGGAATTGCGCGATCAATCCGGTCCGGTGCAACGGCTCAGCCAGTCGCGCGCCGTGGCGCTGGATATGGAAAGCGCAACGATTGCGGCCAACGGCTACCGCTTCCGGGTGCCCTACGGCACGCTTCTATGCGTCTCGGACAAACCCCTGCATGGTGAATTGAAGCTGCCCGGTATGGCGTCTGATTTCTACAAAACGCAGGTCGCACGACACTTGATGATAGGTATTCGCGCGATGGAACAGCTGCGCGATATGCCGCTAGAGCGGTTGCATAGCCGAAAATTGCGCTCGTTTGACGAAACTGCCTTTCTCTGA
- the ade gene encoding adenine deaminase: protein MKEHTFPSWPDVADQLVAVAAGRSAADTIITGGSWVNVHTRETLPDHDIAIKAGRIAFVGPDASHCKGDTTKVIEAKGRYMIPGLCDGHMHIESGMLTPAEFARAVIPHGTTSMFTDPHEIANVLGLEGVRMMHDEALMQPVNIFTQMPSCAPSAPGLETTGFEITAEDVAEAMHWPGIIGLGEMMNFPGVTAGDPKMLAEIAATQRAGKTVGGHYASPDLGPAFAAYVAGGPADDHEGTCEADAIARMRQGMRSMIRLGSAWYDVETQITAITEKGLDSRNMILCTDDCHSGTLVNDGHMNRVVRHAIDCGCDPLVALQMATINTATHFGLEREIGSLTPGRRADVILTSDLKTLPIETVIARGQIVAEDGACLVDCPHYDWPPHARQTVNMGKALGADDFQITAPAGANAVTANVIGVVENQAPTRALKFELPVTEDRVQSTGEVCQIALVERHRGTGTVVNALVSGFGYQGPMAMASTVAHDSHHMIVVGTDTEHMAMAANRLPEVGGGITIFKDGAELAMVELPIAGLMSDNPASDVAAKTEAMMQAMRDCGCTLNNAYMQHSLLALVVIPELRISDLGLVDVRSFEFIPLLEPVS, encoded by the coding sequence ATGAAAGAACACACATTCCCCTCGTGGCCCGATGTGGCCGATCAACTGGTCGCTGTTGCGGCAGGACGCAGCGCTGCGGATACGATTATCACCGGCGGTAGCTGGGTCAACGTGCACACGCGCGAAACCCTGCCGGACCATGATATCGCGATCAAGGCGGGGCGCATTGCCTTTGTCGGGCCGGACGCCAGCCACTGCAAAGGCGACACGACCAAGGTGATCGAGGCAAAGGGCCGCTATATGATCCCCGGCCTGTGTGACGGGCATATGCACATCGAAAGCGGTATGCTGACGCCGGCGGAATTCGCCCGCGCTGTGATCCCCCATGGCACCACGTCGATGTTCACCGACCCGCATGAGATCGCCAATGTGCTGGGGCTGGAAGGCGTGCGCATGATGCATGACGAAGCCCTGATGCAGCCGGTGAACATCTTCACCCAGATGCCGTCCTGTGCGCCCTCTGCCCCCGGTCTGGAAACCACCGGCTTTGAAATCACGGCAGAGGATGTCGCCGAGGCCATGCACTGGCCCGGTATCATCGGTCTGGGCGAGATGATGAACTTCCCCGGAGTGACCGCGGGCGACCCCAAGATGTTGGCCGAGATCGCCGCGACGCAACGCGCGGGCAAGACTGTGGGCGGGCACTATGCCTCCCCCGATCTGGGGCCCGCCTTTGCGGCCTATGTGGCGGGCGGCCCTGCGGATGATCACGAGGGCACCTGCGAGGCGGATGCCATTGCGCGGATGCGTCAGGGGATGCGGTCGATGATCCGGCTGGGGTCCGCGTGGTATGACGTTGAAACACAGATCACCGCGATCACCGAAAAAGGCCTGGATTCGCGCAACATGATCCTGTGCACCGATGACTGCCATTCCGGCACCTTGGTGAATGACGGTCATATGAACCGCGTGGTGCGCCATGCCATCGACTGCGGCTGCGATCCTTTGGTCGCGCTGCAAATGGCGACGATCAACACCGCGACCCACTTTGGGCTGGAACGCGAGATCGGATCGCTGACGCCCGGACGACGTGCAGATGTGATCCTGACCTCTGACCTCAAGACACTCCCCATCGAGACGGTGATCGCGCGGGGACAGATCGTGGCCGAGGATGGCGCGTGTCTGGTAGACTGCCCGCATTACGACTGGCCGCCCCACGCGCGGCAGACCGTCAACATGGGCAAAGCCCTTGGCGCGGATGATTTCCAGATCACCGCACCTGCGGGGGCCAATGCCGTCACCGCGAATGTGATCGGCGTGGTCGAGAATCAGGCCCCCACCCGCGCGCTGAAATTCGAGCTGCCGGTGACCGAAGACCGCGTGCAGTCCACGGGAGAAGTGTGCCAGATCGCGCTGGTCGAACGGCACCGCGGCACCGGCACTGTCGTCAACGCGCTGGTCTCGGGCTTTGGCTATCAGGGGCCGATGGCGATGGCGTCCACCGTGGCGCATGACAGTCACCACATGATCGTGGTGGGCACCGATACCGAGCATATGGCGATGGCCGCGAACCGTCTGCCCGAGGTTGGCGGCGGGATCACCATCTTCAAGGACGGGGCAGAGCTGGCCATGGTCGAGCTGCCGATCGCCGGCCTGATGTCCGACAACCCCGCCTCCGACGTCGCCGCCAAGACCGAGGCGATGATGCAGGCAATGCGCGACTGTGGCTGCACGCTGAACAACGCCTATATGCAGCATTCGCTTTTGGCGCTTGTTGTCATTCCCGAATTGCGCATCTCTGACCTCGGCTTGGTCGATGTGCGCAGTTTTGAATTTATTCCTTTGTTAGAGCCTGTTTCATGA
- a CDS encoding glycosyltransferase family 4 protein yields the protein MKIMFVHQNMPGQYRELVQWLADQRTHQIYFLTQRKNPPRFDGVETRVYKAHHRPAENAYGLSKNWEESTGNGLGAARAAKQIETREGFKPDIVVGHVGWGELTFFKQIWPDVPIIGFFEYYYSDTGGPVGFDPEDPVTENTPFLLHARNAVPLANIETVDVGLSPTYWQRDRFPQSFHRKLYVCHDGIRTDQLRPDPAVTLKLGRMDRALTKDDEVLTFVSRNLERTRGFHVFMRALPRILKQRPDARVLVVGGNDTSYGGKSKHPGGLRAEMEAEVGKHVDWSRVHFLGKLSYEDYQKVIQISRCHLYLTMPFVLSWSLLEAMAMGATIVGSDVAPVREAITHGETGLLCDFFDPDALGDQVADVLGNPAAYAHLGPAARAHVVQTYDFLTKCLPEHIAQMNALVPEGQRIALPRTATT from the coding sequence ATGAAGATCATGTTTGTGCACCAGAATATGCCCGGCCAATACCGCGAGCTGGTGCAATGGCTGGCCGATCAACGCACACACCAGATCTATTTCCTGACCCAACGCAAAAATCCGCCCCGTTTTGATGGCGTCGAGACACGGGTCTACAAGGCGCATCACAGACCGGCAGAGAATGCCTATGGGCTGTCGAAGAACTGGGAGGAATCTACCGGCAACGGCTTGGGGGCCGCCCGCGCGGCCAAACAGATCGAGACCCGCGAAGGGTTCAAGCCCGATATCGTGGTGGGGCATGTGGGCTGGGGGGAGCTGACGTTTTTCAAGCAGATCTGGCCCGATGTCCCGATCATCGGCTTCTTCGAGTATTACTACAGCGACACCGGCGGCCCTGTTGGGTTCGACCCCGAAGACCCCGTGACCGAGAATACCCCCTTTCTGTTGCACGCGCGCAATGCCGTGCCGCTGGCCAATATCGAAACCGTCGATGTCGGGCTCAGCCCGACCTACTGGCAGCGCGACCGTTTTCCGCAAAGCTTTCATCGCAAGCTTTATGTTTGTCACGACGGGATACGCACAGACCAGCTGCGCCCCGATCCGGCGGTGACGCTCAAGCTGGGGCGGATGGATCGCGCCCTGACCAAGGATGACGAGGTGCTGACCTTTGTGTCGCGCAACCTTGAACGCACGCGGGGTTTTCATGTGTTCATGCGCGCATTGCCACGTATTCTGAAACAACGCCCCGATGCGCGGGTGTTGGTGGTGGGGGGCAACGACACCTCTTATGGCGGCAAAAGCAAACACCCCGGGGGCCTGCGCGCCGAGATGGAGGCAGAGGTGGGCAAGCACGTCGATTGGTCGCGGGTGCATTTTCTGGGCAAGCTGTCCTACGAGGACTACCAGAAGGTGATACAGATCAGCCGCTGCCATCTTTATCTGACCATGCCATTTGTGCTGTCGTGGTCCCTGCTCGAGGCGATGGCGATGGGCGCGACGATTGTCGGCTCTGACGTGGCCCCCGTGCGCGAGGCGATTACCCACGGCGAAACCGGTCTGCTGTGCGATTTCTTCGATCCCGATGCGCTGGGCGATCAGGTGGCGGATGTGCTGGGCAATCCGGCGGCCTATGCGCATCTGGGGCCTGCGGCGCGGGCGCATGTGGTCCAGACGTACGACTTCCTGACCAAATGTCTGCCGGAACATATCGCGCAGATGAATGCATTGGTCCCCGAAGGGCAGCGGATTGCCTTGCCCCGGACCGCCACCACATAG
- a CDS encoding SDR family oxidoreductase translates to MEKTLLSIGHGFSARALAARLVPQGWRIVGTTRSPDKADAIADTGVEPVVWPGADLGALIAQFPNVLVSAGPDSAGDPVLNAVEDAVTRAASDLRWVGYLSTTGVYGDHDGDWVDEDTPLTPSTKRGRARVTAEARWQAIPDLPLHIFRLAGIYGPGRGPFAKVRAGTARRIIKQGQVFSRIHVEDIAQALELSLQRPDPGAVYNLCDDDPAPPQDVIAHAAELLGLPVPPAIPFDQADMTPMARSFYAESKKVRNDRIKQALGWAPQFPTYRAGLAALLAQDS, encoded by the coding sequence ATGGAGAAAACGCTGCTGTCGATCGGGCATGGCTTTAGCGCGCGCGCCCTTGCCGCACGGCTGGTGCCGCAGGGCTGGCGCATCGTCGGCACCACGCGCAGTCCCGACAAGGCAGATGCCATCGCGGACACAGGCGTTGAACCCGTCGTCTGGCCGGGGGCCGATCTGGGGGCGTTGATCGCGCAGTTTCCCAATGTGCTCGTCTCGGCGGGACCGGACAGCGCAGGCGATCCGGTCTTGAATGCGGTCGAGGATGCGGTCACCCGCGCCGCGTCCGATCTGCGGTGGGTCGGCTACCTGTCGACAACAGGCGTTTACGGTGACCACGACGGCGATTGGGTGGACGAGGACACGCCGCTGACACCATCGACCAAGCGCGGACGCGCCCGTGTCACGGCAGAGGCACGGTGGCAGGCGATCCCCGATCTGCCGCTGCATATCTTTCGCCTCGCAGGGATCTATGGCCCCGGACGCGGTCCCTTTGCCAAGGTGCGGGCCGGAACGGCGCGGCGGATCATCAAGCAGGGGCAGGTCTTCTCTCGCATCCATGTCGAGGATATTGCCCAAGCGCTTGAGCTGTCCTTGCAGCGGCCCGACCCGGGCGCGGTCTATAATCTGTGCGACGATGACCCCGCGCCACCGCAAGACGTGATCGCCCACGCGGCAGAGCTGCTTGGCCTGCCCGTGCCCCCCGCGATCCCCTTTGATCAGGCCGATATGACCCCGATGGCCCGCAGCTTTTACGCGGAAAGCAAGAAGGTTCGGAACGACCGTATCAAGCAGGCGTTAGGCTGGGCACCGCAGTTCCCCACCTATCGGGCCGGGCTGGCGGCATTACTTGCACAAGACAGCTGA
- a CDS encoding exopolysaccharide biosynthesis protein, whose product MHNIEERSLTHLLDGMEQAASREMVTINDVLNEFGERSLLPFILLAALLLVSPLSGVFGVSSFMAMVIIVLSAQAVYGRKRLWLPQFLLRREVKSSRLLFCVRWLRKPAAFFDRHSGKRLQFLTTGPMRLLTLVTCVILPVGWPLLEFVPFASSFGGGTVALFAFGLFTRDGLYVLLGYLTILLTSLTFYAVIF is encoded by the coding sequence ATGCACAATATCGAGGAGCGTAGCCTCACCCATCTGCTGGACGGGATGGAACAAGCGGCCAGCCGCGAGATGGTCACGATCAACGATGTGCTGAACGAATTCGGAGAGCGGTCCCTGCTCCCGTTCATTCTGCTGGCCGCGTTGCTGTTGGTGTCGCCGCTGTCTGGTGTCTTTGGTGTGTCCAGTTTCATGGCGATGGTGATCATCGTGCTGTCGGCGCAGGCGGTCTATGGGCGCAAACGTCTGTGGTTGCCGCAGTTCCTGCTGCGCCGCGAGGTCAAGTCATCCCGGTTGCTGTTCTGCGTGCGGTGGCTGCGCAAGCCCGCGGCGTTTTTTGATCGCCACTCGGGCAAAAGGCTCCAGTTTCTGACGACAGGCCCGATGCGTCTGCTGACGTTGGTGACCTGCGTGATCCTGCCTGTGGGCTGGCCCTTGCTTGAATTCGTGCCCTTCGCGTCGTCCTTCGGGGGCGGAACGGTGGCGCTGTTTGCCTTTGGTCTGTTCACCCGTGACGGGCTTTATGTGCTGCTGGGGTATCTGACAATCCTGCTGACATCGCTGACCTTTTACGCCGTCATTTTCTGA